The Thermosinus carboxydivorans Nor1 genome includes a window with the following:
- a CDS encoding MOSC domain-containing protein: MRGKIVAVCISKNKGERKTNVGTGRLLTGLGLEGDAHAGFQHRQVSLLALESIEKMRQKGLDVKPGDFAENLTTEGIELTTLPVGARLKIGDALLEVSQIGKECHTRCSIYYQAGDCVMPKEGIFAIVVQPGVVSVGDIIEVVDNV; the protein is encoded by the coding sequence GTGCGCGGAAAAATTGTAGCCGTTTGCATAAGTAAAAACAAAGGTGAGCGCAAGACAAATGTTGGGACAGGCAGATTGTTGACCGGCCTTGGCCTGGAGGGAGATGCCCATGCCGGCTTTCAGCATCGGCAGGTTAGCTTGCTGGCCCTTGAGAGCATCGAAAAGATGCGGCAAAAGGGGCTGGACGTTAAGCCAGGCGATTTTGCTGAAAACCTGACCACCGAAGGGATTGAACTCACGACCCTGCCGGTGGGTGCCAGGCTGAAAATCGGTGATGCCCTGCTGGAAGTCAGCCAAATCGGCAAAGAATGCCATACTCGCTGCAGCATTTATTACCAAGCCGGCGACTGTGTCATGCCGAAAGAGGGAATCTTTGCGATTGTTGTGCAACCTGGCGTAGTTTCGGTCGGCGATATCATTGAGGTGGTTGACAATGTTTAG
- the moaC gene encoding cyclic pyranopterin monophosphate synthase MoaC gives MELSHFNEAGKARMVDVTAKNDTVREAVAEGRVTMRPQTLELVKKGAMGKGDVLAVAQVGGIMGAKRTWELIPMCHPLLLTGVNIEFTLREEISAIDIRATVKTTGKTGVEMEALTAVSVAALTIYDMCKAVDKDMIVEYIRLTAKSGGKSGNYQREESV, from the coding sequence GTGGAACTATCGCATTTTAATGAAGCCGGCAAAGCCCGGATGGTAGACGTTACCGCCAAAAATGATACGGTGCGGGAAGCTGTTGCCGAGGGCAGGGTAACAATGCGGCCTCAGACACTGGAACTGGTTAAAAAAGGGGCGATGGGTAAGGGCGATGTTCTCGCCGTAGCCCAAGTGGGAGGCATTATGGGCGCCAAACGCACTTGGGAGCTTATTCCGATGTGCCATCCGCTGCTGCTTACCGGTGTCAACATTGAATTTACCCTGCGGGAAGAAATCAGCGCCATTGACATTCGCGCCACGGTCAAGACGACCGGTAAAACGGGGGTCGAGATGGAAGCCCTTACCGCCGTATCTGTAGCCGCCCTTACTATTTATGACATGTGTAAAGCCGTAGATAAGGATATGATAGTGGAATATATCCGCCTGACAGCTAAATCAGGAGGCAAGAGCGGCAATTATCAGCGAGAGGAGTCGGTATGA
- a CDS encoding ABC transporter permease — translation MENFWNGLIQAIALLASGDAEVYQVTLLTLFVSGTATLISVVVGLPLGLWLAFRDFPGKSICLSLINFGMGLPPVVVGLVVSLLFWRYGPLGMLGLMYTPWAMIIAQALIASPIVAGLSFAAIAGLNPKLRWQLLSLGATSWQANWLLIREARLGLLAAVMAGFGGVVSEVGASMMVGGNIKGQTRVLTTATVMEVSKGNYDIALAFSFILLMLAYTVIILLTILQQKGRKAW, via the coding sequence ATGGAAAATTTCTGGAATGGTTTGATACAGGCAATCGCGCTGCTGGCTAGCGGCGACGCCGAAGTGTACCAGGTAACGCTGCTCACGCTGTTTGTCTCCGGAACGGCAACGCTCATCAGTGTGGTCGTTGGCCTTCCGCTAGGATTGTGGCTGGCGTTCCGCGACTTTCCCGGCAAGAGTATTTGTTTGAGTTTGATCAATTTTGGCATGGGTCTGCCGCCGGTAGTGGTTGGCCTTGTTGTCAGCCTGCTTTTCTGGCGCTATGGGCCCTTGGGCATGTTGGGTCTGATGTATACGCCCTGGGCGATGATTATCGCCCAGGCATTAATTGCCAGCCCAATCGTCGCCGGACTGAGTTTTGCCGCTATTGCCGGCTTGAACCCCAAACTGCGCTGGCAATTATTATCGCTGGGGGCTACGTCTTGGCAAGCCAACTGGCTGCTTATCCGTGAAGCACGGCTGGGACTGCTGGCCGCCGTAATGGCCGGTTTCGGCGGCGTTGTTTCCGAGGTAGGGGCATCTATGATGGTTGGCGGCAATATTAAAGGTCAGACCAGGGTGCTTACGACCGCGACGGTGATGGAGGTCAGCAAAGGAAATTACGATATAGCTTTGGCGTTTAGTTTTATCTTGCTGATGCTTGCCTATACCGTCATTATTCTGCTGACTATTCTGCAGCAAAAAGGAAGGAAGGCATGGTAA
- a CDS encoding ABC transporter ATP-binding protein has translation MQPVLRMTGVKVRRQGRTVLDIDHFAVAPGELVAIIGPNGAGKSSLLQVLNLFLPYCGKVELFGQNAAATEPLTLRRRCAMVFQETLLLDGTVFENVALGLKFRQLPQEVVKEKVAAALDVFHCGHLASRQASRLSGGEAQRVCLARAFVTDPELLLLDEPFASLDPSTRTALLTELRQLAQVRSMTVLLVSHNFTDVLYFADRAVAMAQGRIIQDGHPEVLLRQPADETVAKLVGMDNIFACTVEPGSEQTVVRLTESIRFTLPGRHEAVRCCLPADAIYLWDERLSFERPPWVVVDGVVRQVVAGIGAERIMVQAEGIVFTLLAPRRQDTNRLQAGVPVRLAFHPADVHLL, from the coding sequence ATGCAGCCTGTTCTGCGGATGACAGGGGTGAAGGTCAGGCGGCAGGGACGGACAGTGCTGGATATTGACCATTTCGCTGTAGCACCGGGCGAATTAGTAGCCATTATCGGCCCCAACGGCGCCGGTAAGAGCAGTCTGCTGCAGGTACTCAATCTGTTTTTGCCGTATTGCGGAAAAGTGGAACTTTTTGGTCAAAATGCGGCCGCGACTGAACCGCTGACGCTGCGGCGGCGCTGTGCCATGGTTTTTCAGGAGACGCTGCTTTTGGACGGAACGGTGTTCGAAAATGTGGCACTCGGCCTAAAATTCCGCCAGTTGCCCCAAGAGGTCGTCAAAGAGAAGGTTGCAGCGGCCCTCGATGTTTTTCACTGTGGTCACTTGGCATCCCGCCAGGCGTCACGCCTTTCCGGGGGAGAAGCGCAGCGTGTCTGTCTGGCCCGGGCGTTTGTCACCGACCCGGAATTACTCTTGCTTGATGAACCGTTTGCGTCCCTCGACCCGTCCACCAGGACCGCTCTCCTCACCGAACTGCGGCAGCTTGCCCAAGTACGATCCATGACAGTATTATTGGTTAGCCATAATTTTACCGATGTCCTGTATTTTGCTGACCGGGCCGTAGCCATGGCTCAAGGCCGCATTATTCAGGACGGCCATCCGGAAGTGCTGCTCAGACAGCCGGCCGATGAAACAGTAGCCAAACTGGTAGGGATGGATAATATTTTTGCCTGCACCGTTGAACCTGGGAGCGAGCAAACGGTGGTGCGGCTGACCGAGTCCATCCGGTTTACGCTGCCCGGCCGGCACGAGGCAGTCCGGTGCTGTTTGCCGGCAGACGCCATCTATCTTTGGGACGAACGGTTGTCGTTTGAGCGTCCACCATGGGTGGTGGTGGACGGCGTTGTCCGCCAAGTTGTCGCTGGCATCGGCGCCGAACGGATAATGGTGCAGGCGGAAGGAATTGTGTTTACCCTGTTGGCGCCGCGCCGGCAGGATACGAACCGGCTGCAAGCGGGCGTGCCGGTACGGTTGGCGTTTCATCCGGCTGATGTTCACCTGTTATAA
- a CDS encoding SGNH/GDSL hydrolase family protein yields MRHWKKLKTILILMLIPLTIVAADSWLRSALAHFKPTLNIVAVSNEYILTWDKLPYPVYYEIEVLNHPPADDREPAGPTERIARYRTREPKFVIDQKFPFRTYWRVTARSLLRLPVGRYSEAVNLAEIADVAAVNFHAVKPVATSHYPHHDPAPVRPFLTWTTVPGAVYYEIELLSAPPENPNDILPSRHRFFASQEVFTNGYQADLSAYGGDHLYWRVRALDYNGHPLGVFSDAAEIFIDRSLPQLHKPLINADLNRDGMPTPLYPVYSWIPIIGATQYEVEVTDQPPENPNDIVPSRHRIWSKRVEGIDCYDDEPRIRPGTYYWRVRGLDAAGNPVGVFSDAAPYVVDLSKGNYAATFGDSITHGGGAISYSPADWEYSFQTYLNFPVVNLGRSGDTSATMAARFERDVLPFQPKYLIILGGTNSLRGGTPASEVIKDLTAIRDKCLKYGIRPIFLTLPPINPAAIARAFNEETVPNWREEFDAVNRFIRQQRYYIDLDPFFCDAARELPDHYAIDGLHPDIEGKKLMAQIINANWARVTR; encoded by the coding sequence ATGCGTCACTGGAAAAAATTAAAAACTATCTTAATCCTTATGCTTATCCCCCTGACAATAGTAGCGGCCGACAGCTGGCTGCGCAGTGCTCTTGCTCATTTCAAGCCTACCCTGAACATCGTCGCCGTCAGCAACGAATATATCCTTACCTGGGACAAACTTCCTTATCCTGTTTACTATGAAATCGAAGTGCTCAATCACCCGCCGGCTGATGACCGCGAGCCCGCAGGGCCGACCGAGCGAATTGCCCGTTACCGAACGCGGGAACCCAAGTTTGTCATTGACCAAAAATTCCCCTTCCGCACCTATTGGCGGGTAACGGCTCGCAGCCTGCTGCGTCTGCCGGTAGGCCGCTACTCCGAAGCAGTCAACCTGGCGGAAATAGCCGACGTTGCCGCCGTAAATTTTCATGCGGTGAAGCCAGTTGCTACTTCTCACTATCCCCATCACGACCCGGCGCCCGTCCGGCCTTTCCTAACGTGGACAACCGTCCCAGGTGCCGTCTACTACGAAATCGAACTTTTGAGCGCACCACCGGAAAACCCGAACGACATATTGCCTTCCCGCCACCGGTTCTTTGCTTCCCAGGAGGTCTTTACCAACGGTTATCAAGCCGACCTTTCCGCTTATGGCGGCGATCACCTTTACTGGCGGGTGCGAGCTTTGGACTACAATGGCCATCCCCTGGGCGTTTTTTCCGACGCAGCGGAAATTTTTATTGACCGTTCCCTGCCCCAGCTACACAAGCCGCTTATTAATGCCGATCTCAACCGAGACGGTATGCCGACGCCGCTGTATCCTGTCTACTCCTGGATCCCGATTATCGGTGCTACGCAGTACGAAGTAGAAGTGACCGACCAGCCTCCGGAAAACCCCAATGACATCGTGCCTTCCCGTCACCGCATCTGGAGTAAACGGGTTGAAGGTATTGACTGCTATGATGATGAACCCCGGATCCGCCCGGGCACTTATTACTGGCGGGTACGCGGGCTGGACGCTGCCGGCAACCCGGTCGGCGTGTTTTCCGATGCCGCTCCGTATGTGGTAGACCTCTCCAAAGGCAATTACGCCGCCACCTTCGGCGACAGCATCACCCATGGCGGCGGCGCCATCTCCTATTCGCCGGCCGATTGGGAATATAGTTTTCAGACCTATCTCAACTTTCCGGTCGTCAACCTGGGGCGCAGCGGCGACACTTCGGCAACCATGGCCGCCCGGTTTGAGAGAGACGTCCTGCCCTTTCAACCCAAATACCTAATAATTCTGGGCGGAACCAACAGTCTGCGCGGCGGCACGCCGGCATCCGAAGTGATAAAAGACTTGACGGCAATCCGGGACAAATGTTTAAAATACGGCATCCGCCCGATCTTTCTCACTCTGCCGCCCATCAATCCCGCCGCCATTGCCCGTGCGTTTAATGAAGAGACGGTGCCTAACTGGCGGGAGGAATTTGACGCCGTTAACCGTTTTATCCGTCAGCAGCGCTATTATATCGACCTTGATCCCTTTTTCTGCGATGCGGCCCGCGAACTTCCTGATCATTACGCCATTGACGGCCTGCACCCTGACATTGAAGGGAAAAAATTAATGGCCCAAATTATTAATGCCAATTGGGCCAGAGTAACACGTTAA
- a CDS encoding TM1266 family iron-only hydrogenase system putative regulator, which translates to MAKRIGVIGIVIDDPKTIVDRVNAIISDYSHIIIGRMGVPRHEENVGVIALIIEGTTDDVGALTGRLGNLPGVTVKSALTARSTTEKGGK; encoded by the coding sequence GTGGCCAAACGTATCGGAGTAATTGGTATTGTCATTGATGACCCCAAAACAATCGTTGACAGAGTAAATGCCATCATCAGTGACTACAGTCATATTATTATCGGCCGCATGGGCGTCCCACGGCACGAGGAAAATGTCGGCGTAATCGCCCTGATTATCGAAGGTACGACCGACGACGTAGGCGCGTTAACCGGACGGTTAGGCAATTTACCCGGCGTTACCGTCAAATCGGCCCTTACTGCCAGAAGCACGACAGAAAAGGGAGGCAAATAA
- a CDS encoding MogA/MoaB family molybdenum cofactor biosynthesis protein, with product MFSIGIITASDKGSRGEREDMSGKTIAEMLAGLGTVKRYVVVPDDQAVISREIIYMADELKIDLILTTGGTGLGPRDVTPEATLAVIDRQVPGIAEAMRAKSLEKTSRAMLSRAVAGLRGRTLIINLPGSPKGVRECLEVVLPALEHGLAIMKGEAGECGGAPAH from the coding sequence ATGTTTAGCATCGGGATTATCACGGCCAGTGACAAAGGTTCGCGGGGCGAGCGGGAGGATATGAGCGGCAAAACTATTGCCGAGATGCTGGCTGGTCTGGGAACGGTCAAGCGTTATGTAGTTGTTCCCGATGACCAGGCGGTCATCAGCCGAGAAATTATCTACATGGCCGATGAACTCAAGATCGATTTAATTCTCACCACCGGCGGGACAGGGCTTGGACCGCGTGATGTTACGCCAGAAGCCACGCTGGCCGTGATTGACCGGCAAGTACCCGGCATTGCCGAAGCCATGCGGGCCAAATCGCTGGAAAAAACTTCGCGGGCGATGCTATCCCGCGCGGTCGCTGGCCTGCGCGGGCGCACCCTGATTATTAACCTGCCCGGCAGTCCTAAAGGTGTGCGGGAATGCCTCGAAGTAGTGTTGCCGGCCTTAGAACACGGGCTGGCCATTATGAAAGGCGAAGCTGGTGAGTGCGGCGGCGCTCCGGCTCACTAG
- the hydG gene encoding [FeFe] hydrogenase H-cluster radical SAM maturase HydG, with protein sequence MINDLERTSDAFIDDTLIMSLQEAAKTKAKDEPLVRRIINKALAFRGLTAEEVAVLLEVEDPNLLREMYAAAAKVKLAIYGTRIVLFAPLYISSFCINNCVYCGYRTGNRQQLRRRLTLAEIKEEVEILESLGHKRLAVEAGEDPVNCPIDYVVDCIKTIYSIRDGNGSIRRVNVNVAATTVEEYRKLKSAGIGTYILFQETYHRPTYAAMHPTGPKSDYNWHTTAMDRAMQAGIDDVGIGVLYGLYDYKYETIALFLHAEHLEKTFGVGPHTISVPRLRPAGGMDLSQFPHLVSDEEFKKIVAIIRLAVPYTGIILSTREQPSLRDELITYGVSQISAGSCTGVGGYHQVYREHDSCANGMQFEPGDHRSPNEIIRMLCDKGFIPSYCTACYRQGRTGDRFMQLAKTGEIQNVCLPNAILTFKEYLLDYADPQTKAKGEELIRASLDQIPQAPVREETERRLKQIEAGTRDVYF encoded by the coding sequence ATGATTAATGATCTTGAGCGCACTTCCGACGCCTTTATTGACGACACCCTTATCATGTCGTTGCAGGAAGCGGCCAAAACCAAAGCCAAGGATGAACCACTGGTGCGCCGCATCATTAACAAGGCACTGGCTTTTCGGGGGCTGACGGCGGAGGAGGTAGCCGTTCTGCTGGAAGTCGAAGACCCAAATCTGCTCCGGGAAATGTACGCTGCGGCCGCTAAAGTAAAATTGGCCATTTACGGCACCCGCATCGTTCTATTCGCCCCGCTGTACATCTCCAGCTTCTGCATTAACAACTGCGTCTACTGCGGCTACCGCACTGGTAACCGTCAGCAGCTCCGGCGCCGGCTGACGCTGGCGGAAATTAAGGAAGAAGTCGAAATTTTGGAATCGCTTGGTCATAAGCGGCTGGCCGTGGAAGCCGGTGAAGATCCGGTCAACTGCCCAATAGATTATGTAGTAGACTGTATCAAAACTATCTACAGCATCCGCGATGGCAACGGCAGTATTCGCCGCGTTAACGTGAACGTTGCGGCGACTACGGTAGAAGAATACCGCAAACTAAAGAGCGCTGGCATTGGCACTTATATTCTCTTTCAAGAAACCTACCACCGACCGACATATGCCGCCATGCACCCAACCGGACCAAAAAGCGATTACAACTGGCATACGACCGCCATGGACCGGGCCATGCAGGCCGGGATTGATGATGTAGGCATCGGCGTGTTGTACGGTTTGTATGATTATAAATATGAGACAATCGCCCTTTTCCTCCATGCTGAACACTTGGAAAAAACTTTCGGAGTCGGGCCGCATACTATATCGGTTCCTCGTCTCCGTCCGGCGGGGGGTATGGATCTTTCTCAATTCCCGCACCTCGTCAGTGACGAAGAGTTTAAGAAAATTGTTGCCATTATCCGTCTGGCCGTCCCATACACCGGCATAATTTTATCCACTCGCGAGCAGCCGTCTCTGCGCGATGAGCTCATTACCTATGGCGTTTCGCAAATCAGCGCCGGCTCGTGCACCGGTGTCGGTGGCTACCACCAGGTCTACCGCGAGCACGACAGTTGCGCAAACGGCATGCAGTTTGAGCCTGGCGATCACCGGTCCCCCAACGAAATAATCCGTATGCTCTGCGATAAAGGGTTTATTCCCAGCTATTGTACCGCCTGCTACCGCCAGGGACGCACCGGCGACCGGTTTATGCAGCTGGCTAAAACCGGTGAAATCCAAAATGTTTGTCTGCCGAACGCTATTTTGACCTTTAAAGAATATCTGCTGGACTATGCCGATCCCCAGACCAAGGCAAAGGGCGAAGAGCTAATCCGCGCCAGTCTTGACCAGATTCCGCAAGCGCCGGTACGGGAAGAAACCGAACGGCGGCTTAAACAGATTGAAGCAGGAACGCGCGATGTGTACTTCTAA